The DNA region aaaatggatcaaGGTGGACTGAAGCGCAACGGTAATCGAGACGACAGCCTGACATTTGGGGAGACAGCAGCCGGAATATGCAGAGATACAGGTGACACAGCTGGTTCACTGCTCCAGTCTGCAATGCACCTGTCCAGCCCTGTGTCTCTGCCCACAGTTGACCTAAATGGACAGGGTGGAACCAAAGACCGGGCGCAGCTTGGAGGCCTCTTTGAGGCCCCTCAGCATCATGTCCTGTCTGAAGGGTCAGACATGAAGGAGGGTAAACTCATCAGAATGCAGAAACCATCACAACAACATCAGGATATTGGTGTAAGCAACATTGAGGGGAACTTGCCATTGTTGAACCAGAATATTTCTGATTTAGACCGGATGTCCACCTCTGTCATCAACACATCTGACACCTCCATCCTGGGCAACCTCCCTCTGCCCGACCTTTTTCCCCAGCACATCAAGCAGGAGGGGAATTTTCCTCTGGATAAGGACTTAGGAACTTACAGCGGACTTGCAGGTGCTGGTCCGTGTGATTTGGATAGTAGTCGTCTAATGGACGACAGTGAGATTTGGCAAGACCTGGACCTTCCTAATACGCTGCCAGAAATCAGTGATTTTGAGTTGGATTCAGAAGTGGCCCACTTGGATAACATCCTGcatgacagcagcagtgttggCGGTCCTGTCAGCGGCTTGCTAATAGAGACTAAGTCTCTCCTGGGTAACAAAGGAAACTGTACCAATGTGAACGGTACAGAGAAGCAGCACCCCATacaccatcagcagcagcagcagcagcagcagcagcagcagcagcagcagcatctcctCCTACAGCACCAGCAACAGCAGCTTCACCCTCAACATCAGCAGCCCCCATCACTTCTCTCCAGCGTTATGATCAAGGAGGAGAAGGATCCCGACAACACTTTCATTCACATTTGCACTCCTGGTGTGCTCAAACAGGAAAAGCAAGACAGTACTTCTTTCTGCCAGTCACAGTGTCTCCAGAACAGCATGAGCTCTCTTCATGGAGGAGGCCCCATGTCCTCACCTGTGGCCGTTGGCGCAGGAGCTGGCTACCACTACAGCGCTAACCCGTCCTCCACAGTGGGCCTACCAGACCAGAAGCCTTTTGGCATGTACTCAAACCTGACTCCGGTGGGCGAGAGCTGGGTCAGGGGGAACAGGTATGGAGAGGCTTCTAGGATACAAAGGGGCGATGATGGGCTCCCCTCTGCCACAGCCCTGTCAAGTTTTGCTGTCAACTTCTCCAGGTAGGTCTTCCGgattgattttatttactgCTCTCTGTATTTTTTCTCTATGTGGCGGATTTGGTGTCTGCTTTCATTCATGATATGCTTGACTTTTTTGTGTGCTTGGACGGCATTTGGTGtgcttttaaaatatgtaaaaagaaTTCAAGAGGAAAGAGGAGTTTAAGATGATTTATTGTGTATTTAGCAGTGATGTGTTTCTCAGAGCTGATCTAGAGTCAGTCATCATCTTTGCTGCCTTGTCTAAATCAAACAGTGTGTCAGTTCTTTCTGTCAATTATTCAGATCAGTAGTTGTTAGCAGTATGGTGTTAAGGACTACTGGATGTAACTTTTAATGCAATTCATGGTAGCCCATAGGGGTCTTTATTAATTATTGTTTGGAGTAGAAGGATGGTGTCTTGCCTACAGAGAATAAGAATAAGTGACCCACCTTAATTAATAGACTGATacattgtgttatttattttcatgtaaatgCAATAGACTGGGGCCTTTGTTTATAGCATTTGAATACTGTCGACTGTAAAGCTGCTTACGTTTTTGAAAATGAAGTgaagttttcattttcaaattattagaaaattacattttagttttaattgtcACTGAAATATTGTTTGAAAATCAGGTCAAATTGTTTTATAGCATTTTAATGgtcaaatatgaatattgtcCTCTGCACAGTGGAGTgcaacttttttcattttaatatgatCAGACAATACCCACATAAGCATGTgataacaaaaatgtaaatcgGATTATTGCAATTGTATTGTTATTTGTACTCaaataacacatacacatggAAAATTATGATGCTATTGTGGAATTTCATTTTCAAGTTTACGTTCTCATTTTAATAAAGTCCCCTATGGGCTTCCATAAAAAAACTTATTTGTTGTTCACTGCAgttaatgtacattttaacagtCCATAAACTCTATGAATGGGCCATCATAATGTTGTTCTTTTACAAAATTTAGGGAGgaatgatgatttaaaaaatacctATATCCTGCAATATTAGTTATAACTCGGTTCGAACACATGGggattatttttattgtctcctcaaaaacatttttgtttttgcttttaactTATGCACTGCAGCTCTGATTTTGTCTCTGTCGATGCTgctgaaattaaatcaaatccAGAGTGATGTATCAGGGCACTTCAGTTCCCCACAGGACACCTTGAGTGTGCATTTGGGAGATGAACGCAGTCGATACGTTACACAGCTTTTAAGCCTGACTTCTTCAGTATGTGATTCTAGCACAACAGACACATCACTTTAAtaagccaaaaaaagaaaaagagcacaGCTGTTATGTGTTTGCCCGggacattttccttttttttcttttcttctttttgaggGAAGTGCTAGCACCCTGGGGTGGAGGGCATCTGGCTCTTATCACCTTGACTAGGGAGACACAGCAGGGCACACATTCCTCCAATTCATCCACATTGCATTACATTTCAGGAATGCCAGGAGAAAtgagtaggaaggaaaaaagtaataaatgcTCCTTTATTTTGCAGGGTTATTGTCAGTGGAGGCAGATATGACAAATAGGTGATGAATTGAACTATTGCCAGGTTAGAAGGTGGGAACAGGGGTGTTGAAAAAAGAAGTGAGGATATTTAATTGTGCCTTTTGAGAGGTTAAATGCCAATCTAATGAGATAGTTTACGATTAATAACCATCtgccttttttaaatatgtaaatgaacAGCTTTGGTGATTGCATGATCTCAGAAAACTTGTTATTATtttggaaaaaatgtgaaattgttCTTGTACATAGTAATTAATCATAATTTGTCCATGCTCTGCCTTTTTCAAAATTCTTCTGTAACAAAGTGCAGACACAAAGATAACATGGAGTTGCATAAATGTGTCATTCCACAGGAAGTGATTCATTGAGAACGTGTGATACGTGCATTTCAAAGGATGCAATATATTTAATGCGAGGGAAAGTGAGTGAGAACGTGGTGTATGTGCCGCGCAGTGAGAATGAGAAGTGTCTGCCCTCCTCACTTTCAGCATGGAAGTGCCTGCTGATAGCCAAATCAGCCATGAATGGAAAgttgaaagagagaaatgtatTAACTGTTTTCTGAGATTCTTTGTGAACATGGTTTGAATGGTTAGATCACAAGATGGCGTTTCAACACGGGGTAATTGTGTGAGTCAGTACTGTCCTTCTTCAATAGGCATTGAGGTGTTTGGCTCAATCTGCTTTGTAAACAAGTCAAAGATTAACATGGTATGGGTGTCAGTTACTGTTATCTCGCTGCTGTCAGGCTGATATGCTCCCAGATTGTTGTGCTGTTAACCAGTTTAAGCTGTGAAAAAGTCCTTTTGTCATGCATCATACTTCATGTGCAAACCCTAATCTGCTGTTATCACTGTCATTTCAAGtctttcacattcacattctcattcacatacagatataaatatacattcaaTAAACTATAGTAGATGTTACTGTTGCCACAAACACTGATGAAAAAACATTGTAGAAATTTAAAATAGCAGTTTAATATGCTGCTTTTGGTGTGTGCTTTTCTGGTCAAGTAAATATAGCAACAAGTGCCAAGTACCTTTACCACAGTACCTTTGTACCCCAGCTACTTCCTGGTATCTTGATGCCCGTTGTATCAGcatggtgtgtgttttcatactGTGTCTATCTCATGCAGGGCTTTGATGTTCTACAAGGCCTGAGCAGTGCTGTGCAAAAGCCTTActaaaaaacaaatgcacaaacacaaagcaaTATGAAAATGGACCAATGCACCAACAAACAAGCAAGCATAGTTGGGTAAAGGTTGAATATTCTAATTTCTCAAATTGCCTAATgatgatttttatttaatctgcagattattttctcagtcaATGAATAATTTGGTTCAAAACCTAGACATAGAGAATAACAGTCCTCAGAAGAAGTTGGAAAAGAGAATATTTGGCAGTATAGTTGCTAATTATTTTAACAGCTGATCTCTACATATTAATAATTTTGTCTGTAAATCAGTTTTTAGACTTAGAGCTTTATTGTAATTTGACCTTTGACATTATGGACATTGTTGTAGTGCAGATAAGtacttaaaatataatacaattaaaCATAATGCAAAAAACTACATCAAAAATGTAACACACCTCTCTGACACAATTTCATAAAAGGTGAAGATTGTACATTATAAATTGGCAAAGGTAGGAGTTCTTTGCAGTGTTGTAGTAGATTGTGTTTTACTATGTATAGTGCATCTCAAAGTTGGGATGAAAACTGAGACCAGCTGCTTAGTTGTCACGAGTTCACATAGCCAACGGCTCCATATAGTTTGCTGTATATGATCTTGCTGTTCTATGGCAATTTTCAGCACAGTTAGAAAACAATTTGGCCCAATCACATTGCTTGGCTCAAGCCTCTTGTTATGTAACTGATAATCACATAGACAAATGTTGTTGCTTCATGCCTGGGGTCAAACGAAGCCCTTCGAACATCATTTAAAACTCCTAAAAAAGCAAGATTCTCATTTTATTAagtaaatattcagttttactttactgtactttatTGCGTTATGTTTGTGTAGTGCATCATATATTTTCTTACATACAGGAAATAACATGTATGATAACACACTAAATAGGTCTCTGGATATGTATGCCTGTTAatcttttttcatctttctgttGCTAAATTCAAAATGTGAGACGTGCTGACAGTAAAAACGGTTGATATATTCTCTTCTCTTCCGTGCTGCATGCCTCTTCCTAATGTACAGCAACCGAGCAAACTCCAGTGAATAGAGCACAAAAAAATTATTCTACAAGCCATATTTCTTTTTGGCGCAACTTGTGATTTCTCCATCTAGGACAGTTTAATTTCTTGTAATTCCCAACAGCTCTCTGATTTCCTTCCCAACCTCGTCCTTTTAATGGCGTCCGTATGAAAATGGTGCTGTGGATCATAAAAAAGATGTGCTGCTTCTCAATGTTGTAAATAAGTGTCTCTTCATCCATGTTGACTGCTGACTGGAGGGGAAAGGGAAACGTCAAGGACATCAGCGTTGATTTTTGACCAATGAAAATAGGTTGAAGGTGGAGCAAGGGTGCCAGGGTGAGCGGTTTTTCGAACAAGTGACACATCACTTAGCCTATTCTCTGACACATGGAGCAAGTTAGGATCTGATTTTCACTCATTTGCATCATGTCCAGttagtgtctgtatgtgtgtgtgtgtgtgtgtgtgtgtgtgtgtgtgtgtgtgtgtgtgtgtgtgtgtgtgtgtgtgtgtgtgtgtgtgtgtgtgtgtgtgtgtgtgtgtgtgtgtgtgtgtgtttgtgtgtgtgtgagaaagagagagtacaCATAGGGAGGCAGAGGGGCCACGTGTACAGATCTGCTCTTgtgtgctgctggtgctgccTCCCTCTCCTTTAGACTGTCActcagtctctttttttcttctcacctACTCAGCCGTGATGGGCCCCTGAAAGTTCTCCATATTTTACAGAGGCACGCAAAGGCTGTACACACAGAGATgttatgcaaacacacacacacacacacacacacacacacacacacacacacacacacacacacacacatacactgtttgGAGTACACTGTAGAACTTATGAagttttgaatgttttacaATTAGTGTTGAATGccaaatgaatcatttttgCTCGTGCTTCATGAAATAGTTGTGACATTGCATTCTGCTGGACCAGGGTTTGCTGATGCTTGATGTTAATGATATGATGTTTAAGTGGAccttgaaaaaaacatttcagaacaTGTCAACTttgtagttttctttttattgttgcCTTGAGTGTCTGAAATGTACTCATTCAGAGCCTCACCTAACACTGACAGGAGATAGTAACAGATATGTATTGCAAAGTGGAATATTTAccatatgaaaaacaaacataaagagGATCAACCTGACTGTGATTTTTAGCTATACAGTTTTAGAGGCCTGTGTCTGGCCTTCCTCCTGGATAGAAGCCACAGAATATAATGCAGATCCTTACCACAAAAGTGGACGGTATATTCACAGCTTTGGAGACTGATCCAAGGGGCCAACACAAGGGAGAAGTTATGCAGCAGAAACGTAAACAGGAGTTGTAGTGATGGATTTCAGTGCTCCATAAATGAGGATTAGTGAGTTAATGTTTATAATGATGCataggatgatgatgatgatgattatgtcTTAGCTGCACTTAAACCTTGATTGTCTGACTGGCTTGACGCATTAtagttttttaaacatgttgtcACTTGTGGAAACTAATGGAGATATCATCTTGTTAATGAGAGTCAAGGCTATGTTGGAGGGCTTTGTTTCAAGTTGTGTACCTTGTAACTAGTGAGCCTACACGCTAGGACTGACAGTACTGTTAATTGAATTTTAGTGGAATCAAATTGGGAAATGCTGTTGTCCAAATTAATGTCTGCTTAACCATCTTTATCATATTATGCATCAAACAATTACAGTTTTAATATAATTGACCTCGATAGTCATTTCACAACAGGTAAATAACTCAAACTGAAGCCAAACTAGGTCAGATTTATGTCTGTTGACTCAGTTTCCTGGATTTGTAATCTCTAAGATTATGCCAACCTCAATCCACATTGTTTGTTTGAGTTCCTGCTTAACAGGCTTACTGGTAGCTTTTGCTGTGTGCAAGGCTGCATTTCACTGCTCTTTATCTTTCACtgcatgttatttttaattacCTCATGGTAGGTAAAAAGTAAGGCATCAAGATCTTACATCTTTACGTAGGACACACATTTCCATGCTACATGTTGCTACTGTGTATGGAAATGTTGTGTGACACttgttattattttgtgttatttttgtggCTAATTGATTCCTTAGATGGCTTCTACTAAGTATGATTTTTCGAAGATCTCTAACTTTTGCATCATCAGCCAAGACGCAACCTCACCCCCACTCCCCACCCCCTCGTTTGGAGCCTACTGTACTGAGTCTTTGAAGTAGGTTTAAGTCGGGGTCACTGTAGTGCAGAACGTGAAAGGAGGTCTAGGCCaagctgtttcttttttaaggCTGTTTTGGTGGCTGCCGCCTTGTTTACGCTGGTGTTGAGTGTCATGAACATATCGCTGGCCTAATTTAACAGACCACATGACATTTTAACCTCTTTTTGCAAGACAAAGCTAGTCTTACTGtttaggaaaaaaagaaagaaatgcaaaggatatatatatattattattatttttttttttaatgtaacaatgtatttatttgtagaGTAACAAGATCATTGTTTACCACAGCAAATCAACATATGAACCCAATAAGATATCTGCCAGGAAAtgtaaaatctaaataaaaatagataataTTCCTTAGATTTGAGTCCAACAAGCATGCTGTGGTTGTGTAAATCATGCAGGCGGTGGATGGGATTCATGTGTGAAACAGTTGAAAATATTGCTTTTCTGCAACTTTACGCTATTTaaacaaactgtattttaataattaGCTCTTATTGGCTTCTTACCCCCGAAAGGTTTTATTGCATCTAAAATAACGATCGTAGTCGTTATCAGCTGGAATAAAATACATGTCATGATTTCTTTCTCTCCGCCATGGCCTCTCTGCTTTACTgtccgctgtgtgtgtgtgtgtgtgtgtgtgtgtgtgtgtgtgtgtgtgtgtgtgtgtgtgtgtgtgtgtgtgtgtgtgtgtgtgtgtgtgtgtgtgtttgtgtggaggaGCTCAGCCTCGCCCTTATGTGGATCGctgacacagagagcagaggggagaaagaaaagagcatGCTGCATTGCAACCTTAAATTGCACCAAAACCATATTTGTCTTCAAATACTGATAAAAGAACACACCATAAAAATCCCACAGGTTCTTACAAACCCAGTTCTAATTTCAGCCTGGGTCTCTGGGGGAATCCCTTAAAGGTTTTCAGAAACGTTTTGAATCAAGTCTGCTAAATTCTAAATCTGTGGTTTGTTGTGTTATTGagcaattattttttgttttttttcactgaacaggtatttaatatttctgtgtttttcttacaCCAtctttacaattaaaaaaaaaacattcttgcAAAGACAAATAGTCAGAACAGACTCATACCAGGTTGAATATTATTTTGTCACATAAGTCAGTTTCTGTCTTAAACTTGGAGAGGGGAGTTTGACAGTGGATGGAGTTCAGTTGTTATAAAGAGACCTAAGTATGGAACTATGGTCACATAATAACAGGCAGTTGTACTATATATGTTATCATCCATGCTGATTTGAATAgccacatttaatttaataaaagtgGTTTAACATAAACTGATTTTGAGCTACATTGTTCCTCTTTCAGTCCCATGTGAACAAAACGTCTCTCATGCTTGCTTTTTTGCCAGCATTATTTTTGTGAATGGAATATGGCTCAATGGTCTTAAAAAATTCAATATAGTGTTTCTTTTTGCCTCTGTAAAGTAATTAGATATTGGCATTAGTATTTAGATATCGGTGTGCTTATTAAGGGTTTAAATTCTGCATCTTTGCTTTATGTAATTGATAAATATTACACCCACACACTGTGCATGAAACCCTcccctcttacacacacacacacacacacacacacacacacacacacacacacacacacacacacacacacacacacacacacacaaatgcctCATTGCAAATCATGTGATGGCTGCATATGGTCTGCGAAGCTATAGTTAGCGTTTCTTGGTGTAGACTACTGAGAATGGAGTATCCTTATTGGATAACCTCCGCAGGATTCTTTCTAAACTCATCCATGTCTAATGAATTAGGTGATGGCCATCGGCACTATGCTTTAAAGTTCCTCTGAGTACATAATTATGGGTGTGTCATAAATCCCCCTGCTTTCGATGGCTTACTTACTGATGTAACCTAGCTCAGCTTGCTACAGTTGGATAAGAGAGCGACGGCATTAAGCGGATAACTGGGCCTATATGTGATGGCAGCAGTCTCTCGTCCTCCTCTACAACATTAACATGAAAGATTCTATGAGCAAACTGTGCATGGATGCGTCAGGAGAGAGTATAAATATAGCTTCAATTGAACTGACTCACTGTACTTCATAAACTGAGGATTGAGATTGTTATATTTGGCAACAGCTCTatcaggaaacaggaagtatgGAGTCTAGTGGCCATAGTGGCTCAGGCTGCTACCCCTCTGCCCGCCTTCGCCCAAGTGCCATTATTGACCAGAAAGGAAATGAATATTGTTATCattataaatattgttttatctATTATGTGGGTAATTTGCTCAGAAGTTGTGGCTGATTTGCATGTTTACCTGAAATTACAACAGTACTGTATGATAGATTTTTAACTAGCATAGAGCGCACTGCCACATGGCAGCTATATTTGTCTTGTGTGTTAATTTTTTGCAGTTGTAAAGATAATTGCTGAAACAGTGTGACAGTGCGCCAAATGGCTTTTTTCCAAGAATGTGGTGCTTTGcaggaacaaacaaaaacactcatAATCAACtgcaaaatgtgtgtttttcttaagGTGTTGTAAATTGGCATAAACtagaaacacaacaacacatctcAGAATTTCCCCCAGTAAAGTCTCCGCCCTTGCATCGCCGGATGCAGAAAATGTTCCCTACCATTTAAACATACATTTAGATGGGCCACAACAAACCTTCAGAACCATCCAGAGGGATCAACGCCATAATCCCAAAACAAAAGAAGTCTCTCATTTGGTGCCTTGATGACAATGATGGAAATCTCTTTCTAACAAGCAGATCCAGAATTTCCTGTAGGTGTTAAAttcaattttctcattttctcatttggagGCAGAATCCTGATGCATCTCTCAGGATCAGTCTAGTTACTAAATCACAGTATTAACACTCTCTTGCTAAATATATGGCTTGCTATGTGATATAGCACATTTTTCCCCCCAGAGATTAATGTTGTCCTTCTTCAGGTGTAGTTAATTTCTTCTCATGACAGCTTGCAGTTTAATATGCTGCAGGAATCTCTGCATGTGAcagttaatttttttgttgaatCTGGTCGTATCAAATAGGCAATAAACATAAATAGACAAAATTCAATGTAATCCTAAtaactaggggtgtgacgataaaCGAAATATCGTCGCGTCTTCGTCTCGCAAGATCTCGTCACACAATATGTAATTAAAAGACCCAGTATGCCAGAGTTTcctatgtgttttttgtgtgggaaaaaagtatCATCATGTAATATCATCACGAACCCTTGTTGTGTTCCAGCAGACTCAGAAACAAGCACACAAATTATCATGAATTTTGTCTTTATGATGAGACAAATGGATTTCCGCAGAAACATAAACTTTATAACAGAGTTTTGTAAGTGGCGTGTTTCCTGTAAATTCTCTGATGTGTCACAGCTTGTTTTCTGATCGATGAATCAAGTTGGTGGAATTTCCTGCCTTCCCTGCCTCCCAGTGATAGTCactgtaaaaacataaataaaaaaaccctcagAGCATTTCTGAGTTTTTCTGAAATCTGAAGTGTagacctgttttgtttttctgcctcTGTGTTTGCTAAAATGTGTGATATTTTGTTTGCCCTGTTTGTGTTATGCAGCCTGTATGCCTGAATGTGGGTCGTTCTTGGCCCCGTCTGTCTCATCTTACACAGATGCGATCATCTTTAATCCCTCCTTCTGGACTCAGTATGTAGGGGAATGCCCTTAATCTGAGGAATATTCATGTCTCTCTGTCCACAAGTTGCCCTCTTGATTTTCCTGTTGGGACTAAAGGAGAAGTAGTTTGGGTGTGCCTGGGTTTGATTGCCAGGGTTCAGGGATCACCGTTAGTTCATCTGTTTATTTTCCTCCCAGGCAGAAGTAGTCTAATTTTAATACAAATCTTTACATAAGAGTGCAAAGCAGAGTGCTTGTAAATTAAATCTGGAATATCCCATTCCTTTGCTCATCTGCTGGATTTCTTTTCTAGAAACATGAGTTAGTTTTCTCTCACCCGATCAGTGTCAGCAGGGTGGCAGAGTAACCGGGGTGATTCAGCAGGAGGCCACGGTTCAGACCCCTCAGGCAGCAAGCATCCAACCTGTTGAAGTGTGAGCAACTTGATGAATTCCTCTAGCACTAGAGCTGCCATTCGTTTGATTTGTTGATGGCCATTTAATTAAGGCTAATGTGAAACATGACTGACATGCCAACTTTTGAAGCCTGGAGATCCTGTACTTGAGGTTTGTGTTTGAAATTGCAGATTAGCCTTAGCTATTAAATGCAACAAAATACCTCCTCATTGattttcttaaatatttttaaCTCAACCTTTGTGCCAAACACACCTATAACATACAATATATATGGCTGTAAAACACTTCTTGTTGCTCAGAAGCTTGCATTTCATATGGCAAAAGTGCCAACAAGTTGATATCTAATGATTCCTAGGAGCAATTTATTTACAATTAATTTATTCAACACTTGTTACCAAGGAGAATTTTTAAAAGGCTTTATTAGATGGTGTAAAATGACACTTGTCCTTGAAGACTCCTTTGAGTCTTTTTCAGTTATTAATGCTATGTGAAAGTAGATGATTTGTCACACTGTCAAGTAaatctgaaatttaaaaaaaggtctggagaaaaataactataataactttTTTTCACCTGAGCATGTGTAGATATGTAtccacacaacaaacacacacatagaaaatcCTCTGTATGCATTTGCAGCCCTGATTGCTGCATGCGTACAGCTGGCTATGTCATAGGTTGTCACCATACAACACAGAGAACCTTGTGCCACAGGCCGGTCAATGATTTACCTGCCCCAAGGTTACTGTATATGTGGAgacaaacaccccccccccccccccacacacacacacacacactttgaagcTGTTGTTTGGACTTGCACCTTGTGTAATCTTACGATCCATGCCAGCTGGTTGGAGGAAAAAAACTTTATAATGGCCTCATTTTCCCTTGGTCAGAACACCATTAATGAGATTCAGTACGGGTCTAGCCTTTATAGTCCTAGGTGACCCACTTCTACTTGTATGTTTACTGAGCTACTGCTGTGCACTTAAATCAAGCTCCATCCAGACCTTGTGGGGCAAATCAAGTTTGATACACTGCCATTAAACTGAAACGCTGGTAGCAGCTCAACAGGCTGTATCAGATTGTGGACTGTCAGAATTGTCAGTGTGGATGTCAGTAGTTATGTTACATAATGACTTTGCTAGACCTGTTATTTTCTATAGTCTATcaatttttaaagaaacattcaAGAAGTGTTTTAGGGTGGTCTCCTCTCAGTTGAACAGTGGGGTAGAAGTGTCAAATTTTCTTTACCAGTGGTTTTGTTCAACTATTCTGGAAAATACTAATCTTCTCTATCAGGACAGTTTGACTTTGTGCACAGCGAGGACTTGTTATAAACCTAGGGAGCAGTTCAAAATATAACACTGGTTGTGACGGACATGTGTATTTTGGTTTTCCTTCACTTTCAGTTTGGCTGCAGTGTAAACACTGGGAAGCACTTGAGTTGTTGCGGTTTGCTGTGAAAGCACTTGCACAGAAATAACACACagaatggaaaaaaacatgcCACAAAATCTAAAGgtcacaaaatgaaaaaggatGTATAACTTAAGTAAAATTTGTCTGATTTCATCTCATTTTGAGCAAATAAAACATTCCTTTGTAAAAGAGggaattttaaatgtatatccTTCCAAACGGTGCATCAGACCATTGACGCAGCACCAGTGTTAGTTTGTGATGCTTTACTGTATTTTTCTGGAT from Scomber japonicus isolate fScoJap1 chromosome 13, fScoJap1.pri, whole genome shotgun sequence includes:
- the LOC128371619 gene encoding glucocorticoid receptor-like, with the translated sequence MDQGGLKRNGNRDDSLTFGETAAGICRDTGDTAGSLLQSAMHLSSPVSLPTVDLNGQGGTKDRAQLGGLFEAPQHHVLSEGSDMKEGKLIRMQKPSQQHQDIGVSNIEGNLPLLNQNISDLDRMSTSVINTSDTSILGNLPLPDLFPQHIKQEGNFPLDKDLGTYSGLAGAGPCDLDSSRLMDDSEIWQDLDLPNTLPEISDFELDSEVAHLDNILHDSSSVGGPVSGLLIETKSLLGNKGNCTNVNGTEKQHPIHHQQQQQQQQQQQQQQHLLLQHQQQQLHPQHQQPPSLLSSVMIKEEKDPDNTFIHICTPGVLKQEKQDSTSFCQSQCLQNSMSSLHGGGPMSSPVAVGAGAGYHYSANPSSTVGLPDQKPFGMYSNLTPVGESWVRGNRYGEASRIQRGDDGLPSATALSSFAVNFSSSSPRTGEASNSVVPSQSKPSGQTHKICLVCSDEASGCHYGVVTCGSCKVFFKRAVEGWRARQNTDGQHNYLCAGRNDCIIDKIRRKNCPACRFRKCLQAGMNLEARKNKKLIKMKVQRPPGSSEPITNMPVPVIPRCMPQLVPTMLSVLKAIEPEIIYSGYDSTLPDTSSRLMTTLNRLGGQQVISAVKWAKSLPGFRNLHLDDQMTLLQCSWLFLMSFSLGWRSYEQCNGTMLCFAPDLVINKERMKLPFMNEQCEQMLKICNEFVRLEVSYEEYLCMKVLLLLSTVPNDGLKSQAVFDEIRMTYIKELGKAIVKREENASQNWQRFYQLTKLLDSMQEMVDGLLQICFYTFMNKTLSVEFPEMLAEIITNQIPKLKDGSVQPLLFHQK